Below is a genomic region from Actinomadura sp. NAK00032.
CGACGGCGATACGGCGGTGCGTGCGGCCTTACGGCCGGCTCATCACAGCCGGAGCACCTGGAGGACGGGTGGGAACAGGGCGGACGGCGCCGTACCGGGCGGCGGCGCGAGGGACCAGCCGTTCCGCGCGGGCAGGCGGGACAGCGGCCGGCGCAGCCCGACGGCGAGCGCGAGCAGCAGGAGGGTGAACAGGACGGCCACGCACAGGCAGAGGTCCAGCGGCAGCGCGGGCGCCTTGTCGGGCGCGCTGAGCGCCGCGGCGGCGTGGACGGCGTCGCCGGAGGCCGCCGCGGTGCCGACGGGCACGGTCACGGCGTGCTCGGTGCACACGCGGAGCGGCGGGCCGTGGCCGCCGAGCCCGTAGCTGAACACCAGCCCGGCCACGACGAACAGCGCCACGAGCAGCCCAGCCGTCCCGTGGCGACTCCGAGGGGCCGTACCGGACACCGTCACGCTCCTGAAATGCGCCTTCCGGGCTGTTCCAACGCCGGAGCCTACCCCCGGGTTCCCCGTCCCGGCCTGTCCGAGCCGCGAGATAGTGTCGGAGCGTGACCAGCAGGGCGGAATCGGGCGAGCCGGAGGGCCTTTTCGACGCGCCGGGGCGGGAGCCGTCCGGCCCCGCGGCCGCGACTGCGGCCGTGCCGCCCGCTCCCGCCGCGCCGGGCGCGGAGCAGCCGCTCGCGGTGCGGATGCGGCCCCGCGCCCTCGACGAGGTCGTCGGGCAGGGGCACCTGCTCGGCCCGGGCACCCCGATCCGGCAGCTCGTCGACCGGGACGTGCCGATGTCGCTCGTCCTGTGGGGCCCGCCGGGGACGGGCAAGACGACGCTCGCCACGGTCGTCAGCCAGGTCACGTCCCGCCGGTTCGTGGAGGTCTCCGCCGTCAGCGACGGGGTCAAGCGGGTCCGCGCCGAGATCGACCTGGCCCGCCGCGAACTCGGCATGACCGGCCGGCAGACGGTCCTGTTCGTCGACGAGGTGCACCGGTTCAACAAGGCCCAGCAGGACGCCCTGCTCCCCGCCGTGGAGAACCGGTGGGTGTCCTTCATCGGCGCCACCACCGAGAACCCGTTCTTCTCCGTCATCAGCCCGCTGCTGTCGCGATCGCTGCTGCTCACGCTGGAGCCGCTCGGCGACGACGACCTGCGCGAGGTGATCCGCCGGGCGCTCACCGAGGAGCGCGGCCTCGCCGGCGCGGTGACCCTCGACCCCGCCGCCGAGGACCACCTCGTCCGGCTCGCCGGCGGCGACGCCCGCCGCACCCTGACCTACCTGGAGGCCGCGTCCCTCGTCGTCGACGAGGGCGGCGCCATCGACGCGGACGTGCTGGAGCGGGCCGTCGACCGGGCCGCCGTCCGCTACGACCGCGAGGGCGACCAGCACTACGACGTCATCAGCGCGTTCATCAAGAGCATCCGCGGCAGCGACGTCGACGCGGCGCTGCACTACCTCGCCCGCATGATCGAGGCCGGGGAGGACGCGCGGTTCATCGCCCGGCGGCTCATCGTGCACGCCAGCGAGGACGTCGGGATGGCCGATCCGACCGCGCTGCAGACCGCGGTCGCCGCCGCGCAGGCGGTGGAGTTCGTCGGCCTGCCCGAGGCCCGCATCAACCTCGCCCAGGCGGTGATCCACCTGTCCCTGGCGCCCAAGTCCAACGCGGTGATCACGGCGGTGGACGGGGCGCTCGGCGACGTCCGCAAGGGCCTCGCCGGGCCCGTCCCCAGGCACCTGCGCGACGGGCACTCCAAGGGCTCCTCGAAGCTCGGGCACGGAAAGGGCTACAAGTACGCGCACGACCACCCCGGCGGGGTGGTCCGGCAGCAGTACGCGCCCGACTCCGTGGACGGACGGGAGTACTATCGCCCGACCAGGCACGGCGCCGAGTCGCGCTTCACCGAGGTGCTCGCGCGGATCCGCTCGGTGCTGCGCGGCACCGGGGACCGGCACTGATCGTTCCCGCGGGTCCGGTGATACCGCCACAAGGCCGTGCCGACCGGTAAGGTCTGTCACGCCGTTACCGGCCCGAACCGAATTCGCACGAACGGAAAGCCCGATGCTCACTGGTGGACAGCTGGCAGGTCTCATCGTGGCCGTGTTCTGGGCGGTGCTCGTCGCGTTCGTCGCGCTGACCCTGCTGAAGCTCTCCCGGCTCCTCGGCGAGGCCGGCGACGTCGTCCGCGAGCTCGGCGACCAGGCCGGCCCGCTGATGGACGACATGGCCCGGACGGTCAAGCGCGCCAACGAGCAGCTCGGCCGCACCGACGCCATCACCAAGCAGGTCGCCGGCGTCACCCAGAACGTCTCCGCCGTCACCACCGTCATGACGTCCGTGGTGGGCGGGCCGCTGGTGAAGGCCGCGGCCTTCTCCTACGGCGTCCGCAAGGCCCTGAAGAACGGCGACGGCGACGGGCGCGCCGCGTCCGGCCGGCCGCAGCTTCAGGCCCGCTCCACGGGGAAGGGACGCCGATGAGGCGGCTGTTCTGGCTCTCCGTCGGCGCCGGTGCCGGCGTCTACGCCACCCACCGCGTCAAGCGGCGCGTCGAGCGGGTCGCGCGGAGCCTGTCCCCCGAGGGGGTCGCGATGCGCGCGGTGGCGACCGGCAAGGGCACCGGCGAGCGGTTGAGGCATTTCGCCGCCGACGTCCGTACCGAGATGCGGGCCCGCGAGGAGGAGCTGCGCGAGGCCGTCCGCATGGACCAGGCTCCGCCGGACGCCGAGGTCCCCGGGCTGCGGGGCGCCCCGCCCCGCCGGGTGCTGAAGGCGCGATACACGATCATCGACGACGACAAGGATGGCCACTGATCATGGAGTCGGCAGAGGTCGCACGCCGCTTCCTCAGGTTCTTCGAGGAGCGCGGGCACACGGTGGTGCCCTCGGCCAGCCTGGTCGCCGAGGACCCGACCCTGCTGCTGGTGAACGCCGGCATGGTCCCGTTCAAGCCGTACTTCCTCGGCCAGCGCACCCCGCCGTCGGTGCGGATGACCAGCGCGCAGAAGTGCGTGCGGACGCCCGACATCGAGGAGGTCGGCAAGACCACCCGGCACGCCACGTTCTTCCAGATGCTGGGGAACTTCTCGATCGGCGACTACTTCAAGGAGCAGGCGATCCCGTTCGCCTGGGAGCTGCTGACCCGCTCCCGCGAGGACGGCGGCTTCGGGTTCCCCGAAGAGAAGCTGTGGGTCACCGTCTTCCAGGACGACGACGAGGCGCGGGGCATCTGGCACGACAAGGTCGGCGTCCCCCTCGAGCGCATCCAGCGGCGCGGCATGGAGGACAACTTCTGGTCGATGGGCGTCCCCGGCCCGTGCGGGCCCTGCTCGGAGATCTACTACGACCGCGGCCCCGAGTACGGCCGCGAGGGCGGCCCCGTCGCCGACGAGGACCGCTACCTCGAGGTCTGGAACCTCGTCTTCATGCAGTACGAGCGGGGCCCGGGGGAGAGCAAGACCGACTTCCCGATCCTCGGCGACCTGCCCGCCAAGAACATCGACACCGGCATGGGCCTGGAGCGCATGGCGGCGATCCTGCAGGGCGTCGACAACATCTACGAGACCGACACGCTGTGGCGGGTCCTCGACCGCGCCGCGGAGCTGACCGGCGCCAAGTACGGCCGCGAGCACCGCGCCGACGTGTCGCTGCGCGTCGTCGCCGACCACGTCCGCAGCGGCACGATGATGGTCGCCGACGGCATCCGCCCCGGCAACGAGGGCCGCGGCTACGTGCTGCGCCGCATCCTGCGCCGCTCCATCCGCAACCTGCGGCTGCTCGGCGGGCAGGACGCCGGGCTCATGCACGAGCTGACCGCCGTCGCGATCGGCGCGATGGGCGAGCAGTACCCGGAGCTGGTGCGCACCGCCGCCAACATCCACACCGTCATCGACGCCGAGGAGGACTCCTTCCTCCAGACGCTCCGCACCGGCACCGCCATCTTCGACACGGCGGTCGAGGAGACCAAGCGGTCCGGCGGCGCGACGCTGGCGGGCGCGCAGGCGTTCAAGCTCCACGACACCTACGGCTTCCCGATCGACCTCACCCTGGAGATGGCGTCCGAGCAGGGCCTCCAGGTCGACGAGGACGGCTTCCGCCGGCTCATGCAGGAGCAGCGGGACCGAGCGAAGAAGGACGCCCGCGACAAGAAGACCGGCAACCTCGACGTCTCCGTGCTGGACGAGCTGCTCACCGGCGCCGGCGGCAGGGTCGACTTCACCGGCTACGGCAGCCTCGCCGGGGACGCCCGCCTCGTCGGGCTGCTGGTGGGCGGCGCGAACGCGCCCGCCGCCGGCGAGGGCACCGAGGTGGAGGTCGTCCTCGACCGCACCCCGTTCTACGCCGAGGGCGGCGGCCAGCTCGCCGACCACGGCCTGATCCGGCTCGGCAACGGCGCCGTCATCGAGGTGACGGACGTCCAGTCGCCCCTCGCCGGGCTCATCGTGCACCGCGGGCGGGTCCGCACCGGCGAGGCGCAGGCCGGCGACACCGCCTACGCCGAGGTCGACGTGGAGCGGCGCCGCGCGATCTCCCGCTCGCACACCGCGACCCACCTGGTGCACGCCGGGTTCCGCCGCGCGCTCGGCGAGTCCGCGGCGCAGGCCGGCTCGGAGAACTCGCCCGGCCGGTTCCGGTTCGACTTCACCGCCTCCGGCGCCGTCCCGCCGAGCGTGCTGCGCGACGTCGAGGACGAGGTCAACGAGGTGCTGGTCGGCGACCTGGACGTCCGGGCGTTCCACACCTCGATCGACGAGGCCCGCGCGATGGGCGCGCTCGCGCTGTTCGGCGAGAAGTACGGCGACGAGGTCCGCGTGGTCGAGGTCGGCGACTACTCCCGCGAGCTGTGCGGCGGCACCCACGTCGCGCGCTCCGGGCAGCTCGGCCTGGTCAAGGTGCTGGGCGAGTCGTCGATCGGCGCCGGTGTCCGCCGCGTCGAGGCCCTCGTCGGCATCGACGCGTTTCGGTTCCTGGCCCGCGAGAGCGTGCTCGTCGCGCAGCTCGCCGAGCAGATGAAGGCGCGCAAGGAGGAGCTGCCCGAGCGGATCTCCGGCGTCGTCGCCCGGCTGCGGGACGCCGAGAAGGAGCTGGAGAAGCTCCGCTCCCAGCAGGTCCTCGCGATCGCCGGGTCGCTCGCCGGCGCGGCGGCGGACGTCAACGGCATCGCGTTCGTCGGGCATCGCGCCCCGGACGGCACCGGCGCCGACGACCTGCGCAAGCTCGCCGTCGACGTGCGGGGCCGGCTGACGGCCCGGCCCGCGGTCGTGATGGTCGCGGGCGTCCCGAAGGACCGCCCGGTCGTGGTCGTCGCCGTCACCGAGGGGGCGCGCGAGCGCGGCCTCAAGGCGGGCGCGCTGGTCGGCCTCGCCGCCAAGGCCCTCGGCGGGGGCGGCGGCGGCAAGGACGACCTGGCGCAGGGCGGCGGCGCGAACCCGGCCGCCGTCGGCGACGCGCTCGCCGCGGTCGAACGAGCAGTAGGGGCCGCGTGAGCCCGGCATCACGGGGCATGACGCGACCGGAGCCGGCGCCATGAGACAGGGCGTGCGGCTCGGGGTCGATGTGGGGAGCGTGCGGGTGGGGGTCGCCAAGTGCGACCCCGGGGGAATCCTCGCCTCTCCGCTGGAGACCGTGAAGAGCGGGAAGGGCGACGTCGACCGGCTCGTGGCGCTCGCCGCCGAGTACGAGGCGATCGAGGTCGTCGTCGGCCTGCCGACGTCGCTGTCGGGCCGGGAGGGCCCGGCCGCCGCGTCGGCGCGCAGGTTCGCGTCGCGGCTCGCCGACCGGCTCCCCCCGGAGACGGTCCGGCTGCACGACGAGCGGCTCACCACCGTGACCGCCGAGAGCGGCCTGCGGGCCGGCGGCGTGCACGGCCAGGCGCGCCGCAAGGTCGTCGACCAGGCCGCCGCCGCGGTGCTGCTCCAGGCCGCGCTCGACGCGGAACGGTTGACGGGCAACCCCCCAGGGGAGATCGTCCGGGGGAGCTCATGAA
It encodes:
- a CDS encoding replication-associated recombination protein A, producing the protein MRPRALDEVVGQGHLLGPGTPIRQLVDRDVPMSLVLWGPPGTGKTTLATVVSQVTSRRFVEVSAVSDGVKRVRAEIDLARRELGMTGRQTVLFVDEVHRFNKAQQDALLPAVENRWVSFIGATTENPFFSVISPLLSRSLLLTLEPLGDDDLREVIRRALTEERGLAGAVTLDPAAEDHLVRLAGGDARRTLTYLEAASLVVDEGGAIDADVLERAVDRAAVRYDREGDQHYDVISAFIKSIRGSDVDAALHYLARMIEAGEDARFIARRLIVHASEDVGMADPTALQTAVAAAQAVEFVGLPEARINLAQAVIHLSLAPKSNAVITAVDGALGDVRKGLAGPVPRHLRDGHSKGSSKLGHGKGYKYAHDHPGGVVRQQYAPDSVDGREYYRPTRHGAESRFTEVLARIRSVLRGTGDRH
- a CDS encoding DUF948 domain-containing protein, which encodes MLTGGQLAGLIVAVFWAVLVAFVALTLLKLSRLLGEAGDVVRELGDQAGPLMDDMARTVKRANEQLGRTDAITKQVAGVTQNVSAVTTVMTSVVGGPLVKAAAFSYGVRKALKNGDGDGRAASGRPQLQARSTGKGRR
- the alaS gene encoding alanine--tRNA ligase, yielding MESAEVARRFLRFFEERGHTVVPSASLVAEDPTLLLVNAGMVPFKPYFLGQRTPPSVRMTSAQKCVRTPDIEEVGKTTRHATFFQMLGNFSIGDYFKEQAIPFAWELLTRSREDGGFGFPEEKLWVTVFQDDDEARGIWHDKVGVPLERIQRRGMEDNFWSMGVPGPCGPCSEIYYDRGPEYGREGGPVADEDRYLEVWNLVFMQYERGPGESKTDFPILGDLPAKNIDTGMGLERMAAILQGVDNIYETDTLWRVLDRAAELTGAKYGREHRADVSLRVVADHVRSGTMMVADGIRPGNEGRGYVLRRILRRSIRNLRLLGGQDAGLMHELTAVAIGAMGEQYPELVRTAANIHTVIDAEEDSFLQTLRTGTAIFDTAVEETKRSGGATLAGAQAFKLHDTYGFPIDLTLEMASEQGLQVDEDGFRRLMQEQRDRAKKDARDKKTGNLDVSVLDELLTGAGGRVDFTGYGSLAGDARLVGLLVGGANAPAAGEGTEVEVVLDRTPFYAEGGGQLADHGLIRLGNGAVIEVTDVQSPLAGLIVHRGRVRTGEAQAGDTAYAEVDVERRRAISRSHTATHLVHAGFRRALGESAAQAGSENSPGRFRFDFTASGAVPPSVLRDVEDEVNEVLVGDLDVRAFHTSIDEARAMGALALFGEKYGDEVRVVEVGDYSRELCGGTHVARSGQLGLVKVLGESSIGAGVRRVEALVGIDAFRFLARESVLVAQLAEQMKARKEELPERISGVVARLRDAEKELEKLRSQQVLAIAGSLAGAAADVNGIAFVGHRAPDGTGADDLRKLAVDVRGRLTARPAVVMVAGVPKDRPVVVVAVTEGARERGLKAGALVGLAAKALGGGGGGKDDLAQGGGANPAAVGDALAAVERAVGAA
- the ruvX gene encoding Holliday junction resolvase RuvX, with product MRQGVRLGVDVGSVRVGVAKCDPGGILASPLETVKSGKGDVDRLVALAAEYEAIEVVVGLPTSLSGREGPAAASARRFASRLADRLPPETVRLHDERLTTVTAESGLRAGGVHGQARRKVVDQAAAAVLLQAALDAERLTGNPPGEIVRGSS